A window of the Candida orthopsilosis Co 90-125, chromosome 1 draft sequence genome harbors these coding sequences:
- a CDS encoding Smc1 protein (protein similar to chromosomal ATPases) produces the protein MGRLIGLELHNFKSYRGKTNVGFGSSNFVSIIGPNGSGKSNMMDAISFVLGLNSSQLRSRQLKDLIYRGRRDALGDLDDSTLDLEQDPRSAYVLAIYEKDDGDILRLKRSILASGNTEYQINDQSVTRLNYAAALKKENILVKARNFLVFQGDVEQIASQNPKALSAMIEHISGSNEFTEEYERLKEERDQAHEVTNEVFSRKRTLNSESKQYKEQASEQRQFEKNLILRNDLVKKLNLYQLYHNENKHYKLKEEIRSKNAQLKEMKSELSTKEKTYKALTSEYSKTALESKNHAKQIEQSNQKVETTKRGLIPLESNKASLSSKIKSQENKVSDLEVDIKSQKAQVKSLEKQLSDSKKLFKDFEEQVRSSIAASSNLNIREEGQQEYERLRAEYLAASGSELEEQISLLMNEKDSLTIKEKSITSQKSNAKSRIQDLQSSLNLELKSKLNDLENEITQVLNKRKEKDEARDKLIKQKDIFNQEELQLNTELKGVLLKLEDLSSQQRESNKQKKLRENLSTLKRQLPAGSIKGLVHELVRPTEQKYESALSTILGKNSDAIVVETASIAYKCIELLKERRAGVATFIPLDSVEFDPVNLNYLRSINDAVVPGIDIVEYENRSLGPAIEYIVGSALVADDINVARSIRWNSSKKFENKIVTLQGSVIHKSGQMTGGQQIRKSSANISWNKQDWTKMNERKEILLSKVVKLQEVRPKELEINLLAEEISSLNDKLPVLKNQKASLDRAINDKLSEIDFSKKQCEKFDESLAKMSKDFERIDNEIAKIKMDIKKKKSGIYQSFCEKWKIKDGIEKYEELHGTALRTRAKERSLFLKSISVLQNRLDFDTSRCEETESRKNVIKNQIVDLKEELTNVLDEKNRLEDELDNAQAEYEILKKEQTKIEQLLETKLRSSKLVENDIAERSVEITNLAKEIIEKEETLLKLDSIRANILKNCKIQNIILPLEAGDLDQISMGEDSDETLGEIYKIEIDYEMLDEKYKETFSTKLEAELEVMLQNTIESLEKLTPNAKALERFKEVENKLRGYDKDYTVARQKERKAADKFREISEKRYDRFMEAFNHISGCIDDTYKELTKSSLSPMGGSAFLILEDEDSPYLSGVKYHAMPPMKRFQDMELLSGGEKTMAALALLFALHSFQPSPFFVLDEIDAALDNSNVARIGNYIKNHAGPNFQFIVISLKNNLYEKSDALVGIYREQRENSSKTVTLDLSEYPDEDIPLQGNTVVAA, from the coding sequence ATGGGAAGATTAATAGGATTGGAGCTCCACAACTTTAAATCATACCGTGGCAAGACCAACGTAGGCTTTGGATCGTCGAACTTTGTATCAATTATTGGCCCAAATGGTTCGGGAAAGTCAAATATGATGGATGCTATATCCTTCGTGTTAGGTTTGAACTCGTCACAACTTAGATCAAGgcaattgaaagatttgataTATCGAGGAAGAAGGGATGCGTTAGGTGATTTGGATGACAGTACTCTTGATCTTGAGCAGGATCCTAGATCAGCATACGTCTTGGCTATTTACGAAAAGGATGATGGAGACATTTTGCGATTGAAAAGATCGATTTTGGCAAGTGGAAACACCgaatatcaaatcaatgatCAATCTGTAACTAGACTTAACTATGCAGCagcattgaaaaaagaaaacattcTTGTAAAGGCAAGAAACTTTCTCGTATTTCAAGGTgatgttgaacaaatcgCATCACAAAATCCAAAGGCATTGTCTGCCATGATAGAACATATCAGTGGATCTAATGAATTCACAGAAGAATATGAGCGCttaaaagaagaaagagatCAAGCGCACGAAGTTACCAACGAAGttttttcaagaaagaGGACTCTTAACTCGGAGTCGAAGCAATACAAGGAGCAAGCTTCTGAGCAGCGCcaatttgagaaaaatcTTATCTTGAGAAATGATCTTGTGAAGAAGCTAAATTTGTATCAATTATACCATAATGAAAACAAGCACTATAAGTTGAAGGAAGAAATCAGGTCAAAAAATGCCCAATTGAAGGAGATGAAAAGTGAACTTTCAACAAAGGAAAAAACCTACAAAGCCTTGACTTCAGAGTACTCCAAAACAGCACTTGAATCGAAAAATCATGCCAAACAGATTGAACAGTCAAATCAGAAAGTAGAGACCACCAAGCGAGGTTTAATTCCCCTCGAATCAAACAAAGCATCCTTATCATCAAAGATTAAATCACAGGAGAACAAAGTGTCGGATTTGGAGGTTGATATCAAATCCCAAAAAGCGCAAGTTAAGAGTCTCGAAAAGCAACTTAGTGACAGCAAAAAGTTGTTCAAAGACTTCGAGGAACAAGTTAGGTCTTCGATAGCAGCATCATCGAATTTGAATATACGAGAAGAGGGACAACAAGAATACGAGAGACTTAGAGCTGAGTATCTAGCAGCAAGTGGATCCGAGCTAGAGGAACAGATATCgttattgatgaatgaaAAAGACTCGTTGACAATCAAAGAGAAAAGTATAACTAGTCAAAAATCTAATGCCAAGTCGAGAATACAAGACCTCCAATCGAGtctcaatttggaattgaagtcaaagttgaatgacttagaaaatgaaatcacTCAAGTATTGAACAAGAGGAAAGAAAAGGATGAGGCAAGAGATAAACTCataaaacaaaaggatATATTCAATCAGGAAGAACTTCAACTCAATACTGAACTTAAGGGTGTTTTGCTCAAGTTGGAAGATTTGTCATCCCAACAACGTGAATCCAACAAGCAGAAGAAATTAAGAGAAAATTTATCTACTCTAAAAAGACAACTCCCAGCTGGATCTATCAAAGGTTTGGTACATGAATTAGTTCGACCAACGGAACAAAAATACGAGTCGGCTTTGCTGACAATTTTAGGAAAAAACTCAGATGCGATTGTAGTGGAAACTGCCTCAATAGCTTACAAGTGTATTGagcttttgaaagaaagaaggGCGGGAGTGGCTACGTTTATCCCATTAGATTCAGTTGAGTTTGATCCCGTCAACTTGAACTATTTGAGATCTATAAATGACGCCGTTGTACCGGGAATTGATATCGTGGAATATGAGAATAGATCGCTCGGACCTGCTATCGAATATATTGTCGGAAGCGCATTAGTTGCAGATGACATTAATGTGGCTAGATCCATAAGATGGAACTCGTCtaagaaatttgaaaacaaaattgtgaCATTGCAGGGCTCTGTTATTCATAAATCAGGCCAAATGACTGGTGGGCAACAAATTCGCAAGTCGTCTGCAAATATCAGTTGGAATAAACAAGACTGGACAAAGATGAATGAGAGAAAAGAGATCTTGTTGTCTAAAGTTGTGAAATTGCAGGAAGTTAGaccaaaagaattggaaattaaCTTATTGGCAGAGGAAATAAGTCTGttgaatgataaattaCCAGTATTGAAGAATCAGAAAGCGTCATTGGATAGGGCGATTAATGATAAACTTagtgaaattgatttccTGAAGAAACAATGTGAGAAATTTGATGAGTCTTTGGCTAAAATGAGTAAAGACTTTGAGCGGATTGACAATGAGATTGCGAAGATAAAGATGGatattaaaaagaaaaagtcCGGAATATACCAGAGCTTTTGCGAAAAGTGGAAAATAAAGGAcggtattgaaaaatatgaGGAATTACACGGGACCGCCTTGAGAACAAGAGCAAAGGAACGATCATTATTTTTGAAGTCAATTTcagtgttgcaaaatagaTTGGACTTTGATACAAGCCGTTGTGAAGAGACCGAATCACGCAAGAATGTCATCAAGAATCAGATTGTGGATTTGAAAGAGGAATTGACCAACGTGCTCGATGAAAAGAATAGATTAGAAGACGAGCTTGATAATGCTCAAGCGGAgtatgaaattttgaagaaagagcAAACCAAGATAGAGCAATTATTAGAGACGAAGTTGAGGTCATctaaattggttgaaaatgacaTAGCTGAAAGGTCGGTGGAGATTACCAATCTTGCGAaagaaatcattgaaaaggaagaaacGTTACTAAAACTCGATTCCATCAGAGCCAATATCTTGAAGAATTGTAAAATACAGAATATTATCTTACCATTGGAGGCAGGCGACCTTGACCAAATTTCCATGGGTGAAGACTCGGATGAAACTTTGGGTGAAATTTACAAGATAGAGATCGATTACGAAATGCTCGACGAGAAATATAAGGAAACATTTAGTACCAAGTTGGAGGCTGAGCTTGAAGTGATGCTTCAAAATACCATTGAGagtttggaaaagttgACCCCAAATGCCAAAGCATTGGAGAGATTCAAGGAAGTGGAAAACAAGTTGAGGGGTTACGATAAGGATTACACTGTTGCACGTCaaaaggaaagaaaagCAGCTGATAAATTTAGAGAAATTAGTGAAAAAAGATACGACAGGTTCATGGAAGCATTTAATCACATTTCGGGCTGCATTGATGATACATATAAAGAATTGACTAAATCTAGTTTGTCTCCAATGGGAGGATCAGCATTTTTGATCcttgaagatgaagacaGTCCTTACTTATCAGGGGTAAAGTACCACGCCATGCCTCCTATGAAACGCTTTCAGGATATGGAACTATTGTCTGGGGGGGAAAAGACGATGGCAGCATTAGCTTTGTTGTTTGCGCTCCATTCCTTCCAACCATCTCCATTCTTTGTTTTAGATGAAATCGATGCTGCTTTAGATAACAGCAATGTGGCAAGAATTGGTAATTACATCAAAAATCACGCTGGTccaaactttcaattcattgtGATTTCGTTGAAGAATAACTTGTATGAAAAGTCCGATGCATTAGTGGGAATATACCGTGAGCAGAGAGAAAATAGCTCCAAAACGGTAACGCTCGACTTAAGTGAGTATCCAGATGAAGATATACCATTGCAAGGGAACACAGTTGTTGCAGCTTAG